Proteins encoded in a region of the Elizabethkingia bruuniana genome:
- a CDS encoding four helix bundle protein: protein MINFENNPLIEKTVKFSLDIIVFCELLESKKKFVIAKQLLRSGTSIGANSFEAQNPYSKKDFVNKVKLAAKELEETKYWLYLCKHSENYPFNDNLETQIIEIGKIIYKILSTSLSKENGE, encoded by the coding sequence ATGATTAATTTCGAAAACAATCCTTTAATTGAAAAGACAGTTAAATTCTCTTTAGATATTATAGTGTTCTGTGAGTTATTGGAAAGTAAAAAGAAATTTGTTATTGCTAAACAATTATTACGTTCTGGAACAAGCATCGGTGCAAATTCTTTCGAAGCACAAAATCCATATAGTAAAAAAGATTTTGTCAATAAAGTGAAATTAGCAGCCAAAGAGCTTGAAGAAACAAAATATTGGCTATATCTGTGTAAACATTCTGAAAATTATCCATTCAATGATAATTTGGAAACACAGATTATAGAAATTGGAAAAATTATTTATAAAATTTTAAGCACAAGTTTATCAAAAGAAAACGGTGAATAA